In Pleurocapsa sp. PCC 7319, the following are encoded in one genomic region:
- a CDS encoding alpha/beta hydrolase, whose amino-acid sequence MKTTQTAIAQRSQQKLYFDHQDMDYYFAWILGRHIYDGSKAEEYFNVASRIVDGDAESWQQEWLKLAQEIEKLGSQALNRGDLINGRKLYLRACTYYRAPLFIMNPPNSAFSTNWKNMKFCFQTAASLFEPPIESIQVPFHDKHLPGYFWKVGDRKQKRPTLIVIGGLETFAEDCYFMTGLTGTKRGYNVMTVDLPGQGVNPESGMFLGARMGNSVKAVVDYALTRPEVNPDNLAVYGFSWGGHIAFQGVQDDPRIKALIANPAMPDVFRAALAQQGNHGIGDPISNSVFKQIAWRMGLKINFNPKDICRRVVKAGEYFLFGKVKLSKIQCPTLCLAGEGEAQITLDIARECYEQLPNPLNKLVIFTQKEGGEVHCQIDNPALPNQVMFDWLDEVFSSKSRQNIQIYPDIDYELV is encoded by the coding sequence ATGAAAACTACACAGACAGCGATCGCCCAACGTAGCCAGCAAAAATTGTACTTTGACCATCAAGACATGGACTACTATTTTGCCTGGATTTTAGGTCGTCATATTTACGATGGTAGCAAGGCAGAGGAATATTTTAATGTCGCCTCACGGATCGTTGATGGCGATGCAGAAAGCTGGCAGCAAGAGTGGCTTAAACTAGCTCAAGAAATAGAGAAACTAGGTTCGCAAGCTTTAAATCGAGGCGATCTCATCAATGGACGGAAGTTATACTTGCGGGCTTGTACTTATTATCGAGCGCCCTTATTTATCATGAATCCGCCAAATTCCGCTTTTTCAACCAACTGGAAAAATATGAAATTCTGTTTCCAAACGGCGGCTTCCTTATTTGAGCCACCCATTGAGAGTATACAAGTTCCCTTTCATGACAAACATTTACCTGGCTATTTCTGGAAAGTTGGCGATCGGAAACAAAAACGTCCTACTCTCATTGTTATAGGTGGACTAGAGACCTTTGCTGAAGATTGTTATTTTATGACTGGCTTAACTGGTACTAAGCGTGGCTATAACGTCATGACAGTCGATTTGCCCGGTCAAGGAGTTAATCCTGAGAGCGGAATGTTTTTAGGAGCGAGAATGGGAAATTCGGTAAAAGCTGTAGTGGACTATGCTTTGACCCGTCCTGAAGTAAACCCTGACAATTTAGCGGTTTATGGTTTTAGTTGGGGGGGACACATCGCTTTCCAGGGTGTTCAAGACGATCCTCGAATCAAGGCATTAATTGCCAACCCCGCCATGCCCGATGTATTTCGTGCTGCCTTAGCACAGCAGGGAAATCATGGCATCGGAGACCCAATTAGCAACAGTGTTTTTAAGCAGATCGCCTGGCGCATGGGTTTGAAAATTAATTTTAACCCCAAGGATATTTGTCGACGTGTAGTTAAAGCTGGTGAATATTTCTTGTTTGGTAAAGTTAAACTAAGTAAAATTCAATGCCCAACTCTTTGTCTGGCGGGGGAAGGGGAAGCTCAAATCACTCTTGATATTGCCCGCGAGTGCTATGAACAACTACCAAACCCGTTAAACAAGCTAGTCATTTTCACTCAAAAAGAGGGCGGAGAAGTCCATTGTCAGATCGATAATCCAGCTTTACCTAATCAGGTAATGTTTGACTGGCTCGATGAGGTATTTTCTTCCAAGAGCAGACAGAATATTCAGATATATCCAGATATAGATTATGAATTGGTTTGA
- a CDS encoding bifunctional 2-polyprenyl-6-hydroxyphenol methylase/3-demethylubiquinol 3-O-methyltransferase UbiG, translating into MNWFEQTDFWYRFYDWMFPTDSFEQAEAQIDNIKNLLGRTSGKVLDLCCGPGRYSIPLKKSGFEVTGVDLQPFLLGKAQEYASRQNATIEFVEDDMRNFKRVQAFDIILNMYSSFGYFSNLEEDRRVLDNAYFSLKSGGQILLDLRGKEVHAMRFTCLFKNLGKWCNYDS; encoded by the coding sequence ATGAATTGGTTTGAACAAACTGACTTCTGGTATCGATTTTACGATTGGATGTTCCCGACGGATTCATTTGAGCAAGCAGAAGCACAAATTGACAATATTAAAAATTTATTGGGACGAACTTCAGGCAAAGTTCTCGATCTATGCTGTGGTCCAGGAAGATATAGTATTCCCCTGAAAAAATCAGGATTTGAAGTTACAGGAGTCGATCTGCAACCTTTTCTCCTAGGAAAAGCCCAAGAATATGCATCTCGACAAAATGCAACTATCGAGTTTGTTGAAGATGATATGCGGAATTTTAAGCGTGTCCAGGCTTTTGACATCATTCTCAATATGTATTCTTCCTTTGGTTATTTCAGCAACTTGGAGGAAGATCGGAGAGTGCTGGATAATGCCTATTTTTCTCTAAAATCTGGTGGACAGATTCTGCTTGATTTAAGGGGAAAAGAAGTTCATGCCATGAGATTTACTTGTCTTTTCAAAAACTTAGGTAAATGGTGCAATTATGATTCCTAA
- a CDS encoding ATP-binding protein has translation MNIVTSELSLYQLTQDSDDPLVSKSIGAETLKSYVSSIIDLVIEKQIPATIWVKLPQTKSWLNQVHKLQQEGNAERIYLCSNNKDNPALSVLDRTSTKTPILPIGLHQSPLLQRESFLIILSADFCSLILAQWQKGKICIESSGKRLQQPYLEMVSSFEPQKIIHILSKMQENIISGVGIPIEKDLSFPQNLATKSDFLGDLILKQVESGEILQKRVDSLSKTRHNSDKNLTMLGLQDDFFNNLVRELRSPITHMKTALSLLESKQIKGEQRQRYLKMVSDECDRQNSLVGGLLELLQLEIPAEAEYIYLEDLVPGIVSTYQPLAKEKEIQLGYTIPKALPPIACPQTWFRQIIINLLNNSLRFTPPQGRVFVQAVFKDGYIEISVTDTGIGIATKEINKIFDGFYRTKTTTNEKATGAGLGLTLVRQLIQRCGGSISVSSKVGKGTSFKILLPAVPAELIDGKP, from the coding sequence ATGAATATTGTTACTTCTGAACTATCTTTGTACCAGTTGACTCAGGATTCAGACGATCCTCTTGTTTCTAAATCTATTGGCGCAGAGACGCTCAAATCTTATGTAAGTTCTATTATCGATCTAGTAATTGAAAAACAGATTCCGGCAACGATTTGGGTTAAATTACCCCAGACGAAAAGTTGGTTAAATCAGGTACACAAATTACAGCAAGAGGGCAATGCCGAGCGTATTTACTTATGTAGTAATAACAAAGATAATCCGGCTCTATCGGTTTTAGATCGTACTTCTACTAAAACACCAATTTTGCCAATTGGACTCCACCAAAGTCCTCTTTTACAACGAGAATCTTTTTTAATTATTTTGTCTGCCGATTTTTGTAGCTTGATATTAGCTCAATGGCAAAAAGGCAAAATATGTATTGAATCTTCGGGAAAAAGACTACAGCAACCATATTTAGAAATGGTTTCTAGCTTTGAACCTCAGAAAATCATTCACATCTTATCAAAGATGCAAGAAAATATAATATCTGGTGTTGGCATTCCTATCGAGAAAGACTTGTCATTTCCCCAAAATTTAGCCACAAAATCTGATTTCTTGGGAGATTTAATTCTCAAACAAGTAGAGTCTGGTGAAATATTACAAAAGAGAGTTGATTCTTTATCTAAAACTCGTCATAACTCCGACAAAAACTTGACTATGCTGGGATTACAAGACGATTTTTTTAATAATCTTGTCAGGGAATTGCGATCGCCTATTACCCACATGAAAACGGCTTTAAGTCTTCTAGAATCAAAACAAATCAAAGGAGAACAACGCCAGCGTTATTTGAAGATGGTCAGCGATGAATGCGATCGGCAAAATTCTCTAGTGGGTGGTTTATTAGAGCTATTGCAGTTAGAAATTCCCGCCGAGGCGGAATATATCTATTTGGAAGATTTAGTACCTGGAATAGTCAGTACATATCAACCGTTAGCGAAAGAAAAAGAAATTCAGCTAGGCTATACAATTCCTAAAGCTCTTCCCCCTATTGCTTGCCCCCAAACTTGGTTTAGACAAATTATTATCAATCTTCTCAATAATAGTTTGCGTTTTACTCCTCCTCAGGGAAGAGTTTTTGTCCAAGCAGTATTTAAAGATGGATATATTGAAATTTCAGTTACAGATACAGGGATAGGTATCGCTACCAAAGAAATCAACAAAATTTTTGATGGTTTTTATCGTACCAAAACAACTACCAATGAGAAGGCAACTGGTGCAGGTTTAGGATTAACTCTGGTGCGACAGCTAATCCAAAGGTGCGGAGGATCGATTTCTGTCAGTAGTAAGGTGGGGAAAGGAACAAGTTTTAAAATATTATTGCCCGCTGTACCAGCAGAATTAATTGATGGTAAGCCCTAA
- a CDS encoding aromatic ring-hydroxylating dioxygenase subunit alpha, whose amino-acid sequence MIPNYWYAIIEANKVKQKPVSISRMGEDLVLWRNAQGNVICMIDRCPHRGAALSLGRVKNNCIECPYHGFQYDTKGQCTLMPCKGKKARIPPGFEVKVFPVRETQGFIWIWWGEERLDVAYRPEERSPLPEPPRFKQLDTNLAHTAEASQVWNVNYARIMENNLDIHHLPFVHRSVTPGVGTRIDPYHVETEGDLITTWGQLRQDDGKSAEESPGWFFRITVIFPQLSLIELSPKVRLLVIVTPIDENNSWVAIRYYQDYVKIPLLGRLLAWLILMVEFKIFQERQDLPVLRSLKPKQADLKSNKFVAADAGSAQYLKRHEYLLKVSSKLGIRSSEL is encoded by the coding sequence ATGATTCCTAACTATTGGTATGCCATCATCGAAGCGAATAAAGTCAAGCAAAAACCAGTCAGCATCAGCCGGATGGGCGAAGATTTAGTTCTTTGGCGCAATGCTCAAGGTAACGTAATTTGCATGATTGATCGCTGTCCTCATCGGGGTGCTGCTCTCAGTTTGGGTAGAGTCAAGAATAACTGTATTGAGTGTCCTTATCATGGATTTCAATATGATACCAAGGGGCAATGTACCCTAATGCCCTGTAAAGGAAAGAAGGCTCGAATTCCTCCGGGTTTTGAGGTAAAAGTTTTTCCTGTCCGCGAAACTCAAGGCTTTATCTGGATTTGGTGGGGTGAAGAGCGATTGGACGTAGCCTACCGCCCTGAAGAGCGATCGCCTTTACCCGAACCACCTAGATTTAAGCAACTTGATACCAATTTGGCACATACCGCAGAAGCATCTCAGGTATGGAATGTTAATTACGCCCGGATTATGGAGAATAACTTGGACATTCATCATCTTCCTTTCGTACATCGCTCTGTTACTCCTGGTGTAGGTACTCGGATCGATCCTTATCACGTCGAAACAGAGGGTGATTTAATTACTACTTGGGGACAATTACGCCAGGATGATGGCAAATCTGCTGAAGAATCGCCTGGATGGTTTTTTAGAATCACCGTAATTTTTCCCCAATTGTCTTTGATTGAATTATCACCAAAGGTACGTCTTCTGGTTATAGTTACACCCATTGATGAAAATAACTCCTGGGTTGCAATTCGTTACTATCAGGATTATGTAAAAATACCGTTACTCGGTCGATTGCTAGCCTGGCTGATTCTGATGGTTGAGTTTAAAATATTTCAAGAACGACAGGATTTACCAGTACTGCGATCGCTAAAACCCAAGCAAGCTGACCTCAAATCAAATAAATTTGTTGCTGCCGATGCTGGTAGCGCACAATACTTGAAACGACATGAATATTTGCTCAAGGTGAGTTCGAAGTTGGGAATTCGGAGTTCGGAATTATAG
- a CDS encoding glycoside hydrolase family 9 protein, producing the protein MATNFEINAFIPEDWYGGYKLEVDLTAESDISNWKLDFNLPYTIREVYGVQLTDNGDGNYSIEGLNSQTNLQQGQSLKAIFIIDEDQQEAIIPEFIDSVSIDSLDTPESVVEEEPVDNSEPVVVEEPVDNSEPVVVEEPVDNSEPVVVEEPVDNSEPVVVEEPVDNSEPVVVEEPVDNSEPVVVEEPVDNSEPVVVEELNQFPFPDNQGESVGQQGQFAYGEALQKNFLFYEANRSGDLGPDNRLEWRQDSTLNDGSTVGRDLEGGYFDAGDHVKFGQPMAASVNMLAWGGVEYKQAYQQSGQFDELLDAVKWGTDYFLKAHETDSNGNTSKLWVQVGEGGSNNDHGYWGAPETVEANTTRNAFAIDPANPGSDVAASTSSAFAAASMLFRGVDDTYADKLLKNAEQLYEFAETYQGKYSDSVSAANPYYTSWSGYGDELASGAAWLHKATGEESYLTKAENYFKNNIGGLGDWSWAVDDHSYSAAVILAQESDDPFFQDQVEGWLDRWINGEGAINYTSGGFAHRATWGSIPVTSATAFLAELYNDTVKEDSRYSDFANNQVDYILGDNPLNYSYMIGFGDNYPQRPHHRGSAPNLGGQPTVVQENILYGAVVGGPDAPDDYAHNDRRDDWVTNEVGISYNAPFASALIQQYDDSGGDALSNSELDQLIGVDANGVGF; encoded by the coding sequence ATGGCTACAAATTTTGAGATCAACGCTTTTATTCCTGAAGATTGGTATGGAGGATACAAACTAGAAGTAGATTTAACAGCAGAATCCGATATCAGTAACTGGAAACTAGACTTCAACCTCCCCTACACAATTAGAGAAGTCTATGGAGTACAGTTAACCGACAATGGCGACGGTAACTATAGTATTGAAGGTCTAAACAGCCAAACAAATTTACAACAAGGACAGTCTCTCAAAGCGATCTTCATTATCGATGAGGATCAACAAGAGGCAATAATCCCCGAATTCATCGATTCAGTTTCAATTGACTCTTTAGACACCCCAGAATCAGTAGTTGAAGAAGAACCTGTCGACAACTCAGAACCAGTAGTTGTAGAAGAACCTGTCGACAACTCAGAACCAGTAGTTGTAGAAGAACCTGTCGATAACTCAGAACCAGTAGTTGTAGAAGAACCTGTCGATAACTCAGAACCAGTAGTTGTAGAAGAACCTGTCGACAACTCAGAACCAGTAGTTGTAGAAGAACCTGTCGACAACTCAGAACCAGTAGTTGTAGAAGAACCTGTCGACAACTCAGAACCAGTAGTTGTAGAAGAACTAAATCAATTTCCCTTTCCTGATAACCAAGGCGAATCAGTGGGGCAACAAGGTCAATTTGCCTATGGTGAAGCCTTACAAAAGAATTTCCTCTTTTACGAAGCCAATCGTTCTGGGGACTTAGGACCTGATAACCGTCTTGAATGGCGACAAGATTCTACCCTCAATGATGGTAGTACTGTCGGTCGCGACCTAGAAGGAGGTTATTTCGATGCGGGAGACCATGTCAAATTCGGTCAACCTATGGCAGCTTCTGTCAATATGCTGGCATGGGGTGGGGTGGAATACAAACAAGCCTACCAACAATCTGGACAATTCGATGAATTACTTGATGCAGTCAAGTGGGGCACTGACTATTTTCTCAAAGCTCACGAAACTGATAGCAATGGTAATACCAGTAAATTGTGGGTACAGGTTGGAGAAGGAGGTAGTAATAACGATCATGGTTATTGGGGCGCACCTGAGACTGTAGAAGCTAATACTACCCGAAATGCTTTTGCTATCGATCCTGCTAATCCTGGCAGTGATGTAGCTGCTTCTACCTCTAGTGCTTTTGCTGCTGCGTCTATGCTTTTCCGAGGTGTTGATGATACCTATGCCGACAAGTTGTTAAAGAATGCCGAGCAACTATATGAGTTTGCTGAAACCTATCAAGGCAAATATTCCGATTCTGTCAGTGCAGCCAATCCTTATTACACTAGTTGGAGTGGCTACGGGGATGAGTTGGCTTCTGGGGCAGCTTGGTTACACAAGGCTACGGGAGAAGAGTCCTATCTTACTAAAGCTGAAAACTATTTTAAGAATAATATTGGTGGACTAGGAGACTGGTCTTGGGCGGTAGATGACCATTCCTATAGCGCAGCAGTGATTTTGGCACAAGAAAGTGATGATCCTTTCTTCCAAGATCAAGTTGAAGGCTGGTTAGATAGATGGATTAATGGCGAAGGTGCGATTAACTATACTTCTGGGGGATTTGCTCATCGTGCCACCTGGGGTTCTATTCCTGTTACCAGTGCCACAGCATTTTTGGCAGAACTATATAACGACACAGTTAAAGAGGATAGTCGCTATAGTGATTTTGCCAATAACCAAGTGGATTATATTTTGGGTGATAATCCCCTCAACTATAGTTATATGATTGGTTTTGGTGATAACTATCCTCAGCGTCCCCACCATCGGGGTTCTGCTCCTAACTTAGGTGGTCAACCCACAGTAGTACAGGAAAATATTCTCTATGGTGCAGTTGTAGGCGGTCCCGATGCTCCAGATGATTATGCGCATAATGATAGACGTGATGACTGGGTAACTAATGAAGTGGGAATTAGCTACAATGCACCTTTCGCTTCTGCTCTGATTCAACAGTATGACGATTCCGGTGGAGATGCGCTTTCTAATTCGGAATTAGATCAGTTGATTGGGGTTGATGCCAATGGCGTTGGTTTTTAA
- a CDS encoding histidine kinase dimerization/phospho-acceptor domain-containing protein, which translates to MPNWLLQNLSDVLNRELQAELDSNKPEVNLSVQQVTKTNSESKCHSEKNRLAELKAQREWCGAIASVEKLLLSEIEQNQTTISSEKQGLIFSAPVPLLSNSDLISCFQSAVFTSDAFNVNALMPCRYSMASSQASKKVAPVIRLPLIPQDPIAEEQFCLVLTANFGLVMVLGQDRQGSAKFHFSFDPQVIGEVWATLRSRLVIANYHHLEQLDNLVEQFAPQNPDYRLVTSFSRYLLQNLPDLTSMAVAPTRKVETVAANSEADKADFPKGFTPQRATSHLEMELLQALTHEVRTPLTTIRTLTKLLLKRQQDFKPNVVKRLQTIDRECTEQIERMELIFRAAELESTAPTAKPVELVPFSLDRAFRQSIPRWQEKARRRNVELDFTLPQKLPQVVSDPAMLDTVLTGLMESCTRSLTTGGHINVKVSTAGNQLKLQVLSQASNFDNPLKSLGQLLTFQPATGCLSLNLDVTKNIFQALGGKLIVRQRQEQGKELTIFLPLGNSSKNSNQVNNACLEV; encoded by the coding sequence GTGCCAAACTGGTTACTGCAAAATTTAAGTGATGTTCTGAACCGAGAGTTACAAGCTGAGCTGGATTCTAATAAGCCTGAAGTTAATTTATCAGTCCAACAGGTAACTAAAACTAATTCAGAATCTAAATGTCATAGTGAAAAAAATCGTCTTGCAGAGCTTAAGGCGCAGAGAGAATGGTGTGGTGCGATCGCGTCAGTAGAAAAACTACTTTTATCAGAAATTGAGCAAAATCAAACAACTATTTCTTCAGAAAAACAGGGACTTATTTTTTCTGCTCCTGTTCCATTATTAAGCAATTCTGATTTAATTTCCTGTTTCCAAAGTGCAGTATTTACTAGTGACGCATTTAATGTCAATGCACTGATGCCCTGTCGTTACTCAATGGCATCAAGTCAAGCAAGTAAAAAGGTTGCTCCAGTCATTAGATTACCTTTAATTCCTCAAGATCCAATTGCTGAAGAACAATTTTGTCTAGTTTTAACTGCCAACTTTGGCTTAGTCATGGTTTTAGGACAGGATCGCCAAGGTAGTGCTAAATTTCATTTTTCCTTCGATCCGCAAGTTATTGGTGAAGTATGGGCAACTTTGCGATCGCGTCTGGTGATCGCCAACTATCATCATTTAGAACAGCTAGATAACTTAGTAGAGCAATTTGCACCACAAAATCCCGATTATCGCTTAGTCACTAGCTTTAGTCGCTATTTATTGCAAAATTTACCTGATTTAACTTCTATGGCTGTTGCTCCAACTCGTAAGGTAGAAACCGTTGCTGCTAATTCAGAAGCAGATAAAGCGGATTTCCCAAAAGGTTTTACGCCTCAACGAGCTACCAGTCATCTAGAAATGGAGTTATTACAAGCACTTACCCATGAGGTAAGGACACCTTTAACAACTATTCGTACTCTCACCAAGCTCCTACTCAAGCGTCAACAGGATTTTAAACCTAACGTCGTGAAGCGTTTACAAACTATAGACCGCGAGTGTACTGAACAAATAGAGCGCATGGAATTAATTTTTCGAGCTGCTGAATTGGAGTCTACTGCCCCCACTGCTAAGCCAGTAGAGTTAGTTCCTTTTTCTTTGGATCGAGCTTTTCGGCAGAGTATTCCTCGATGGCAAGAAAAGGCACGAAGACGCAATGTGGAGTTGGATTTTACCTTGCCTCAAAAGTTACCCCAGGTAGTTAGCGATCCTGCTATGTTGGATACTGTTTTAACTGGATTAATGGAAAGTTGTACCCGTAGTTTAACTACTGGGGGACACATCAACGTCAAAGTTTCTACGGCAGGAAACCAGCTGAAATTACAAGTTCTTTCTCAAGCTAGTAATTTTGATAATCCTTTGAAATCCTTAGGTCAATTACTCACTTTTCAACCAGCAACAGGATGTCTCAGTCTTAATTTAGACGTAACCAAAAATATTTTCCAGGCTTTAGGAGGCAAACTTATCGTTAGACAAAGACAAGAGCAGGGCAAAGAATTAACTATCTTTCTTCCTTTAGGCAACTCTAGTAAAAACTCTAACCAGGTAAATAATGCCTGTCTAGAAGTTTAG
- a CDS encoding DNA cytosine methyltransferase, with the protein MVTSNQRPIAVDLFAGAGGMTLGFEQAGFDVLAAVELDPIHASVHEYNFPFWTTICKSVTETTGREIRELSAIGDRDIDVVFGGPPCQGFSLMGKRNLDDERNTLIWHFLRLVLDLQPKFFVMENVRGITIGRQKKFLQTIIEEFKNHNYQVKEEYQVLNAANYGVPQNRHRLFLIGCRSEFILPNYPQPLSQPPGRKDIQAVNSSRTYQVGKASSPVLFSSDKTRKHHSSKNNLPFTPTVKDAIGDIPEVNNYPELEYQDWVVANYGQPSEYAKRLRNLTFDQDDYSYKREHDPKLLTCSRRTKHSQQTVTRFAATIPGQSDRISHFYRLDLNGLCSTLRAGTASNRGAFTSPRPIHPITPRCITVREAARLHSYPDWFRFHTTKWHGFRQIGNSVPPLLAKAIAQQIIQALNIIPTKPLQQYHLAQTELLHFKMSQAEAYHHLETRAIARRQRK; encoded by the coding sequence ATGGTTACGAGTAATCAAAGACCAATAGCTGTAGATTTATTCGCTGGTGCAGGAGGAATGACACTAGGTTTTGAGCAAGCAGGTTTTGATGTCTTGGCAGCGGTAGAACTAGACCCGATTCATGCTAGTGTTCATGAGTATAATTTCCCTTTTTGGACAACTATTTGTAAAAGTGTCACCGAAACTACTGGGAGAGAAATTAGGGAATTATCGGCAATCGGCGATCGCGATATCGACGTGGTTTTTGGGGGTCCTCCTTGTCAGGGTTTTTCTCTGATGGGAAAACGTAATTTAGATGATGAACGAAATACTTTGATCTGGCATTTTTTGCGTCTGGTTCTGGATTTGCAACCCAAATTTTTCGTGATGGAGAATGTGCGGGGCATTACCATTGGTCGCCAAAAAAAGTTTTTGCAAACCATAATTGAAGAGTTTAAAAACCATAACTACCAGGTCAAAGAAGAATATCAAGTTTTAAATGCTGCCAACTATGGTGTTCCTCAAAATCGTCACAGATTATTTTTAATTGGTTGCCGCTCTGAATTTATCCTACCCAACTATCCTCAACCTCTCAGTCAACCTCCTGGTCGTAAGGATATTCAAGCTGTTAATTCCTCACGGACATATCAAGTGGGCAAAGCTTCTTCGCCCGTCTTGTTCTCTTCAGACAAAACTCGGAAACATCATTCATCTAAAAATAATTTACCCTTTACTCCCACAGTCAAAGACGCGATTGGAGATATTCCTGAGGTAAATAATTATCCTGAATTAGAGTATCAAGATTGGGTAGTAGCTAATTATGGTCAACCAAGTGAGTATGCAAAAAGACTACGTAATTTAACTTTCGATCAAGATGATTATTCTTATAAGCGAGAACATGACCCAAAATTATTAACTTGTAGTCGACGCACTAAACATAGTCAACAAACTGTCACCAGATTTGCTGCTACCATTCCCGGTCAAAGCGATCGCATTAGTCATTTTTATCGTCTCGATTTAAACGGTCTGTGTAGCACTCTTAGGGCGGGAACAGCTAGTAATCGTGGTGCTTTCACCTCCCCTCGCCCGATTCATCCCATCACTCCCCGCTGTATTACAGTCAGAGAGGCGGCAAGATTACATTCATATCCTGATTGGTTTCGGTTTCATACAACCAAGTGGCATGGTTTTCGCCAAATTGGGAATTCTGTTCCTCCATTATTAGCCAAGGCAATAGCCCAACAAATTATTCAAGCTTTGAATATTATTCCCACAAAACCACTCCAGCAATATCATTTAGCTCAGACAGAGTTATTGCACTTCAAAATGTCCCAAGCTGAAGCATATCACCATTTAGAGACTAGAGCGATCGCCAGAAGACAAAGAAAATAA
- a CDS encoding histone deacetylase, protein MISVIYSSEFLEHNTGYGHPEKAKRLTAIVEALKGVDWQEQIDWQLPSPVEQRNVLAHIQKVHTSEHIERIKRVASEGGGYIDLDTPISERSYDVALLAVSAWLDGVDQVLDHHRPAFVLARPPGHHATRDTAMGFCLFSNAAIAANYALTKPKIKRVAILDWDVHHGNGTEEIVRDNPKIAYCSLHQHPCYPGTGGNQNDHGKYQNILNLPMTAGSNITDYQQVFEQEVMPFLQNWQPDFLIVSAGYDANDDDPLAAISLQPNDYDLLTKYVLQITRYPLFGLEGGYHLRALANSAVATLNSCL, encoded by the coding sequence ATGATTTCGGTTATTTATTCTTCAGAGTTTTTAGAGCATAATACAGGCTATGGTCATCCTGAAAAAGCTAAACGTTTGACAGCAATTGTGGAAGCTTTAAAAGGAGTAGATTGGCAAGAGCAGATTGATTGGCAGTTGCCTTCACCTGTAGAACAAAGAAATGTACTAGCTCATATCCAAAAAGTTCATACCTCTGAACATATAGAGCGGATTAAACGAGTCGCCAGTGAAGGTGGTGGTTATATAGATCTGGATACACCAATTTCTGAACGTAGTTACGATGTGGCACTGTTAGCAGTCAGTGCTTGGCTAGATGGAGTAGACCAGGTTTTAGATCATCATCGCCCTGCTTTTGTGTTGGCTCGTCCTCCGGGACATCATGCCACTAGAGATACTGCTATGGGATTTTGTTTATTTTCCAATGCAGCGATCGCAGCCAATTATGCTTTAACTAAACCTAAGATTAAGCGAGTCGCTATCTTAGACTGGGATGTCCATCATGGCAACGGAACCGAAGAGATTGTTAGGGATAACCCAAAGATTGCCTATTGTTCGCTACATCAGCATCCCTGCTATCCAGGTACAGGTGGTAATCAGAACGATCATGGTAAATACCAGAATATCCTTAATTTACCAATGACTGCAGGAAGTAATATTACAGATTACCAACAAGTTTTTGAACAAGAAGTAATGCCCTTTTTACAAAATTGGCAACCAGACTTCTTAATTGTTAGCGCTGGTTATGATGCTAATGATGATGATCCCCTAGCCGCTATTTCCTTACAACCTAATGATTACGATTTATTAACGAAGTATGTACTACAAATTACCAGATACCCATTATTTGGTTTAGAAGGCGGTTATCATTTAAGAGCTTTAGCTAATTCAGCAGTTGCCACTTTAAACAGTTGTCTGTAA